In Anomaloglossus baeobatrachus isolate aAnoBae1 chromosome 3, aAnoBae1.hap1, whole genome shotgun sequence, one genomic interval encodes:
- the D2HGDH gene encoding D-2-hydroxyglutarate dehydrogenase, mitochondrial isoform X1, with protein sequence MKLSKIQRLNMSYFGLKVGSRKLWDAMRILQLGEPRWGQTPLMLSNRFMSQAKDPPLTAERYKVSRLPFTEVSVEDILHFQKIIPGRVFTDEGDLKFHNIDWLRTVRGNSKVLVKPRTTQEVSKILKYCNERGLAVTPQGGNTSLVGGSVPVFDEILLSTALMDQVISFDDVSGALVCQAGCVLESLNQYLGERGYTMPLDLGAKGSCHIGGNLATNAGGLRLLRYGSLRGTVLGLEAVLPDGTVLDCLNSLRKDNTGYDLKQLFIGSEGTIGIITALSILCPRKPSSVNVALLGCENFSNVLQVFTLCRDHLGEILSACEFMDSESMRMVQTHLKLINPLPDNAFYVLVETSGSYGKHDEEKLNTFLEKAIDSGFVTSGTVATDQTKIMSLWALRERITEALAHDGYVFKYDLSMPVEKLYTLVEETRARVGSSAQSVIGYGHLGDGNLHLNITAKSHTDALLSALEPFVYEWTSKHNGSISAEHGLGFKKREHIYYSKSRGAVHIMQQLKQMLDPKGIMNPYKTIPPAD encoded by the exons ATGAAGCTGTCCAAAATTCAGAG GTTAAACATGAGCTATTTTGGCCTAAAGGTGGGTTCAAGAAAATTATGGGATGCAATGAGGATCCTTCAACTGGGTGAGCCACGATGGGGGCAGACCCCCTTAATGTTGAGCAATAGATTCATGAGTCAAGCAAAGGACCCACCACTCACTGCAGAAAGGTACAAAGTGTCCCGACTGCCTTTCACGGAAGTCTCAGTAGAAGATATCCTTCACTTTCAGAAAATAATCCCTGGTAGAGTTTTCACAGATGAAGGTGACTTGAAATTTCATAATATTGACTGGTTACGAACAGTGAGAG GAAATAGTAAAGTGCTGGTGAAGCCTCGGACTACACAAGAGGTTTCTAAGATCCTGAA GTATTGTAATGAAAGGGGCCTTGCTGTAACGCCTCAGGGAGGAAATACAAGTTTAGTTGGAGGCAGTGTCCCTGTATTTGATGAGATTCTCCTCTCCACTGCTCTCATGGATCAAGTGATCAGTTTTGATGATGTTTCCG GTGCCCTCGTGTGCCAGGCAGGCTGTGTTTTAGAGTCACTGAACCAATATCTAGGAGAACGGGGTTACACCATGCCATTAGACCTAGGAGCAAAGGGAAGCTGTCACATAGGGGGCAACCTGGCAACCAATGCTGGTGGCCTCAGACTTCTGCGATATGGATCCTTACGAGGGACAGTCTTGGGACTAGAAGCT GTCCTTCCTGATGGAACTGTCCTTGACTGTCTCAACTCTCTGCGCAAAGACAACACGGGCTATGATCTGAAGCAGCTGTTCATTGGCTCAGAAGGAACTATAGGCATCATAACTGCTTTATCCATTTTGTGCCCACGCAAACCCAGCTCAGTAAATGTGGCTCTACTAG GATGTGAAAATTTCAGTAATGTTCTGCAGGTATTTACACTGTGCAGAGATCACCTGGGAGAGATTCTGTCTGCTTGTGAGTTTATGGATTCGGAGTCTATGAGGATGGTACAAACACATCTGAAACTTATTAACCCTCTACCAG ATAACGCATTCTACGTATTAGTAGAAACCTCTGGCTCCTATGGAAAGCACGATGAAGAGAAACTCAATACATTTCTGGAGAAGGCAATAGACTCTGGATTTGTAACTTCAGGGACAGTAGCAACAGACCAGACTAAAATAATG TCCCTCTGGGCCCTCCGGGAACGTATCACAGAGGCTCTAGCCCACGATGGTTATGTCTTCAAGTATGACCTATCAATGCCTGTAGAGAAACTGTATACTCTTGTTGAAGAAACCAGGGCTCGTGTGGGGTCCTCTGCTCAGTCTGTAATTGGATATGGACATTTAG GTGATGGAAACTTGCATTTAAACATTACCGCAAAGTCGCACACCGATGCCTTATTGTCAGCACTGGAGCCTTTTGTGTATGAATGGACCTCTAAACACAATGGCAGTATCAGTGCTGAGCATGGACTGGGATTCAAAAAGAGGGAACATATTTATTACAGCAAGTCCAGAGGAGCGGTGCACATCATGCAGCAGCTTAAGCAAATGCTGGATCCAAAAGGCATTATGAACCCATACAAGACTATCCCCCCAGCTGACTGA
- the D2HGDH gene encoding D-2-hydroxyglutarate dehydrogenase, mitochondrial isoform X2: protein MSYFGLKVGSRKLWDAMRILQLGEPRWGQTPLMLSNRFMSQAKDPPLTAERYKVSRLPFTEVSVEDILHFQKIIPGRVFTDEGDLKFHNIDWLRTVRGNSKVLVKPRTTQEVSKILKYCNERGLAVTPQGGNTSLVGGSVPVFDEILLSTALMDQVISFDDVSGALVCQAGCVLESLNQYLGERGYTMPLDLGAKGSCHIGGNLATNAGGLRLLRYGSLRGTVLGLEAVLPDGTVLDCLNSLRKDNTGYDLKQLFIGSEGTIGIITALSILCPRKPSSVNVALLGCENFSNVLQVFTLCRDHLGEILSACEFMDSESMRMVQTHLKLINPLPDNAFYVLVETSGSYGKHDEEKLNTFLEKAIDSGFVTSGTVATDQTKIMSLWALRERITEALAHDGYVFKYDLSMPVEKLYTLVEETRARVGSSAQSVIGYGHLGDGNLHLNITAKSHTDALLSALEPFVYEWTSKHNGSISAEHGLGFKKREHIYYSKSRGAVHIMQQLKQMLDPKGIMNPYKTIPPAD, encoded by the exons ATGAGCTATTTTGGCCTAAAGGTGGGTTCAAGAAAATTATGGGATGCAATGAGGATCCTTCAACTGGGTGAGCCACGATGGGGGCAGACCCCCTTAATGTTGAGCAATAGATTCATGAGTCAAGCAAAGGACCCACCACTCACTGCAGAAAGGTACAAAGTGTCCCGACTGCCTTTCACGGAAGTCTCAGTAGAAGATATCCTTCACTTTCAGAAAATAATCCCTGGTAGAGTTTTCACAGATGAAGGTGACTTGAAATTTCATAATATTGACTGGTTACGAACAGTGAGAG GAAATAGTAAAGTGCTGGTGAAGCCTCGGACTACACAAGAGGTTTCTAAGATCCTGAA GTATTGTAATGAAAGGGGCCTTGCTGTAACGCCTCAGGGAGGAAATACAAGTTTAGTTGGAGGCAGTGTCCCTGTATTTGATGAGATTCTCCTCTCCACTGCTCTCATGGATCAAGTGATCAGTTTTGATGATGTTTCCG GTGCCCTCGTGTGCCAGGCAGGCTGTGTTTTAGAGTCACTGAACCAATATCTAGGAGAACGGGGTTACACCATGCCATTAGACCTAGGAGCAAAGGGAAGCTGTCACATAGGGGGCAACCTGGCAACCAATGCTGGTGGCCTCAGACTTCTGCGATATGGATCCTTACGAGGGACAGTCTTGGGACTAGAAGCT GTCCTTCCTGATGGAACTGTCCTTGACTGTCTCAACTCTCTGCGCAAAGACAACACGGGCTATGATCTGAAGCAGCTGTTCATTGGCTCAGAAGGAACTATAGGCATCATAACTGCTTTATCCATTTTGTGCCCACGCAAACCCAGCTCAGTAAATGTGGCTCTACTAG GATGTGAAAATTTCAGTAATGTTCTGCAGGTATTTACACTGTGCAGAGATCACCTGGGAGAGATTCTGTCTGCTTGTGAGTTTATGGATTCGGAGTCTATGAGGATGGTACAAACACATCTGAAACTTATTAACCCTCTACCAG ATAACGCATTCTACGTATTAGTAGAAACCTCTGGCTCCTATGGAAAGCACGATGAAGAGAAACTCAATACATTTCTGGAGAAGGCAATAGACTCTGGATTTGTAACTTCAGGGACAGTAGCAACAGACCAGACTAAAATAATG TCCCTCTGGGCCCTCCGGGAACGTATCACAGAGGCTCTAGCCCACGATGGTTATGTCTTCAAGTATGACCTATCAATGCCTGTAGAGAAACTGTATACTCTTGTTGAAGAAACCAGGGCTCGTGTGGGGTCCTCTGCTCAGTCTGTAATTGGATATGGACATTTAG GTGATGGAAACTTGCATTTAAACATTACCGCAAAGTCGCACACCGATGCCTTATTGTCAGCACTGGAGCCTTTTGTGTATGAATGGACCTCTAAACACAATGGCAGTATCAGTGCTGAGCATGGACTGGGATTCAAAAAGAGGGAACATATTTATTACAGCAAGTCCAGAGGAGCGGTGCACATCATGCAGCAGCTTAAGCAAATGCTGGATCCAAAAGGCATTATGAACCCATACAAGACTATCCCCCCAGCTGACTGA